The following are from one region of the Heliangelus exortis chromosome 2, bHelExo1.hap1, whole genome shotgun sequence genome:
- the PRL gene encoding prolactin, which yields MTPMSNRGASLKGLLLVVLLVSNLLLTKEGVTSLPICPNESGTCQVPLGELFERAVRLSHYIHFLSSEMFNEFDERYTQGRDFITKAVNGCHTSSLTTPEDKEQTQQIHHGDLLNLVVGVLRSWNDPLIHLASEVQRMKEAPKTILWKATEIEEQNKRLQEGMEKIIGRIHSGETGNEVYSQWEDLPSLQLDDEDSRLFAFYKLMHCLRRDSHKIDNYLKVLRCRLIHDSNC from the exons ATGACTCCCATGAGCAACAGGGGAGCTTCACTGAAAG GTTTGTTGCTGGTGGTCCTTTTGGTGTCCAACTTGCTCCTGACGAAGGAAGGAGTGACATCTTTGCCAATCTGTCCCAATGAATCTGGCACTTGCCAAGTTCCCCTTGGTGAACTTTTTGAACGAGCAGTTAGACTTTCACACTACATCCACTTCCTCTCTTCAGAAATGTTCAATGAATTT GATGAACGTTATACTCAGGGCCGGGATTTTATTACAAAAGCTGTTAATGGCTGCCACACTTCCTCCTTAACCACCCCTGAAGATAAGGAGCAAACTCAGCAGATTCAT CATGGAGACCTACTGAATTTAGTAGTGGGAGTGCTGCGCTCCTGGAATGATCCCCTGATCCATCTGGCCTCAGAAGTACAAAGAATGAAAGAAGCTCCCAAAACCATCCTCTGGAAGGCTACAGAGATTGAAGAACAAAACAAGCGGCTCCAAGAAGGAATGGAGAAAATAATCGGGCGG ATTCATTCTGGTGAGACTGGAAATGAAGTTTACTCTCAGTGGGAAGACCTTCCATCCCTGCAACTTGATGATGAGGACTCCAGGCTCTTTGCCTTTTACAAGCTGATGCATTGCCTCCGCCGAGATTCCCACAAAATTGACAACTATCTCAAGGTTCTGAGGTGCCGCCTAATCCATGATAGCAATTGTTAG